A section of the Streptomyces sp. SLBN-118 genome encodes:
- a CDS encoding trp operon leader peptide → MFAHSTQSWWWTAHPAAH, encoded by the coding sequence ATGTTCGCGCATTCGACTCAGAGCTGGTGGTGGACCGCACATCCGGCGGCCCACTGA
- a CDS encoding carboxylesterase — protein sequence MPVLPGAEPFRHEGGEVGVLLCHGFTGSPQSLRPWADYLAERGLTVSLPLLPGHGTRWQDMQVTGWQDWYAEVDRELRLLLERCSQVFVFGLSMGGALTLRLAAKHGDSVSGIVVVNPANKVHGLSAHALPVMRHVVPTTKGLTSDIAKEGSEEVGYDRVPLHAAHSLRNFLRLVDGELPQVTQPMVLLHSPQDHVVPPVDSARILSRVSSTDVREILLEQSYHVATLDHDAERIFEESYAFIGRLAPSVGKKGSTTGG from the coding sequence GTGCCGGTCCTTCCTGGAGCTGAGCCGTTCCGTCATGAGGGCGGCGAGGTCGGCGTCCTTCTCTGTCACGGATTCACCGGTTCCCCGCAGTCGCTGCGCCCCTGGGCCGACTATCTGGCGGAGCGCGGACTGACGGTGTCCCTGCCGCTGCTGCCCGGGCACGGCACGCGCTGGCAGGACATGCAGGTCACCGGCTGGCAGGACTGGTACGCCGAGGTGGACCGCGAGCTGCGGCTGCTGCTGGAGCGGTGCAGCCAGGTATTCGTCTTCGGGCTCTCCATGGGCGGCGCGCTGACACTGCGTCTGGCCGCAAAGCACGGCGACTCGGTCAGCGGCATCGTCGTGGTCAACCCGGCGAACAAGGTCCACGGCCTGTCGGCACACGCCCTGCCCGTGATGCGGCACGTGGTGCCCACGACCAAGGGACTCACGAGCGACATCGCCAAGGAGGGCTCCGAGGAGGTCGGATACGACCGGGTGCCGCTGCACGCCGCGCACTCCCTGCGGAACTTCCTCCGGCTGGTGGACGGCGAGCTGCCGCAGGTCACACAGCCGATGGTCCTGCTGCACAGCCCGCAGGACCATGTGGTCCCGCCGGTCGACTCGGCCCGCATCCTCAGCCGGGTCTCCTCGACCGATGTCAGGGAGATCCTTCTGGAACAGAGCTACCACGTGGCGACGTTGGACCACGATGCGGAGCGGATTTTCGAGGAGAGTTACGCGTTCATCGGCCGCCTCGCTCCGAGTGTCGGGAAGAAGGGGAGCACCACCGGTGGCTGA
- a CDS encoding ROK family glucokinase: MGLTIGVDIGGTKIAAGVVDEEGTILETYTVPTPSTSEGIVDAICSAVAGAGEGHDIEAVGIGAAGYVDDKRATVLFAPNIQWRYEPLKDKIEQHVGLPVVVENDANAAAWGEYRFGAGQGHEDVICITLGTGLGGGIIIGNKLRRGRFGVAAEFGHIRVVPDGLLCGCGSQGCWEQYASGRALVRYAKQRAHATPENAEVLLGLGDGTVEGIDGKHISEAARQGDAVALDSFRELARWAGAGLADLASLFDPSAFIVGGGVSDEGELVLDPIRKSFRRWLVGSQWRPHAQVLAAQLGGKAGMVGAADLARQG; encoded by the coding sequence ATGGGACTCACCATCGGCGTCGACATCGGCGGCACCAAGATCGCGGCCGGCGTGGTCGACGAAGAGGGCACCATTCTTGAGACGTACACGGTGCCCACGCCGTCGACCTCCGAGGGCATCGTCGACGCGATCTGCTCCGCCGTGGCCGGGGCCGGCGAGGGGCACGACATCGAGGCCGTCGGCATCGGCGCCGCCGGATACGTCGACGACAAGCGCGCCACCGTCCTGTTCGCGCCCAACATCCAGTGGCGCTACGAACCGCTGAAGGACAAGATCGAGCAGCACGTCGGCCTCCCCGTGGTCGTCGAGAACGACGCGAACGCGGCAGCCTGGGGCGAGTACCGCTTCGGCGCCGGCCAGGGCCACGAGGACGTCATCTGCATCACGCTCGGCACCGGGCTCGGCGGCGGCATCATCATCGGCAACAAGCTGCGCCGCGGACGCTTCGGCGTGGCCGCGGAGTTCGGCCACATCCGGGTGGTCCCGGACGGTCTGCTGTGCGGCTGCGGCAGCCAGGGCTGCTGGGAGCAGTACGCCTCCGGACGGGCCCTCGTGCGGTACGCCAAGCAGCGCGCCCACGCCACCCCCGAGAACGCCGAGGTGCTCCTCGGCCTCGGCGACGGCACGGTCGAGGGCATCGACGGCAAGCACATCAGCGAGGCCGCCCGCCAGGGCGACGCGGTTGCCCTTGACTCGTTCCGTGAACTGGCCCGCTGGGCCGGCGCGGGCCTGGCCGATCTCGCCTCGCTCTTCGACCCGTCGGCGTTCATCGTGGGCGGCGGCGTTTCGGACGAGGGCGAGCTCGTCCTCGACCCCATTCGCAAGTCCTTCCGGCGCTGGCTGGTCGGCAGCCAGTGGCGTCCGCACGCCCAGGTGCTCGCTGCCCAACTGGGCGGAAAGGCGGGCATGGTGGGCGCGGCGGACCTGGCACGCCAGGGCTGA
- a CDS encoding 1-acyl-sn-glycerol-3-phosphate acyltransferase has translation MIYGAMKFSIGGSLKLAFRPWVEGLENIPADGAAILASNHLSFSDSFFLPAVLDRKVTFIAKAEYFTSPGVKGRLTAAFFKGVGQLPVDRSGARGAGEAAIKAGIDVIESGGLFGIYPEGTRSPDGRLYRGKPGGLARVALATGAPVIPVAMIDTEKIQPPGKVVPKLMRPGIRIGKPLDFSRYQGMEHDRFILRSVTDEVMYEIMKLSGQEYVDIYATAAKRQIAEAEKAEKAAAKAAEKADKAEKPDRSDPSETTGRPAA, from the coding sequence TTGATCTACGGCGCAATGAAGTTCTCCATCGGAGGCTCGCTGAAGCTTGCCTTCAGGCCCTGGGTGGAGGGACTGGAGAACATTCCCGCCGACGGAGCGGCGATCCTCGCAAGCAATCATCTGTCCTTCTCGGACTCGTTCTTCCTCCCCGCGGTGCTCGACCGCAAGGTCACCTTCATCGCCAAGGCGGAGTACTTCACCTCGCCCGGTGTGAAGGGCAGGCTCACCGCCGCCTTCTTCAAGGGCGTCGGCCAGCTCCCGGTGGACCGCTCGGGCGCCCGAGGAGCGGGTGAGGCGGCGATCAAGGCCGGTATCGACGTCATCGAGAGCGGCGGTCTGTTCGGCATCTACCCGGAGGGCACCCGCTCTCCGGACGGCCGCCTCTATCGCGGCAAGCCCGGCGGCCTCGCGCGCGTGGCACTCGCCACGGGTGCTCCGGTCATCCCGGTCGCGATGATCGACACCGAGAAGATCCAGCCGCCCGGCAAGGTGGTCCCCAAGCTGATGCGCCCGGGGATCCGGATCGGCAAGCCGCTCGACTTCAGCCGCTATCAGGGCATGGAACACGACCGCTTCATCCTGCGCTCGGTGACCGACGAGGTCATGTACGAGATCATGAAGCTCTCGGGCCAGGAGTACGTCGACATCTACGCGACTGCCGCGAAGCGTCAGATCGCGGAGGCGGAGAAGGCCGAAAAGGCGGCCGCGAAGGCGGCGGAGAAGGCGGACAAGGCCGAAAAGCCGGATCGGTCGGATCCCTCGGAGACGACGGGCCGGCCGGCCGCGTAG
- the macS gene encoding MacS family sensor histidine kinase yields the protein MAKRERVVRMSVELPLWRALTAYRVLTMIYADLLFAFTQDKFERPWVAFVLLAVMSVWTLATLPRVANAARCTKPFLVADLTLALTGILLTPLADFQAQHVDGPTLPTIWTAGSVLAFALKGGWRWAGFASSFVAVANIVERGEPSRDTFHNVLLVWVASIAIGYVVEVARASERTLARALEIEAATRERERLARDIHDSVLQVLAMVQRRGTALGGEAAELGRMAGEQEVALRTLVSSGLVPTMRESQDATQGAVVRTVDVDDEPSDGPGLRDLRSLLAHHAGSKVTLSEPGAPVLLPAAAAAELAAAVSAALDNVTRHAGQDAQAWILVEDWPDEVIVTVRDDGPGIPEGRLAQAEGEGRLGVALSIRGRLRDLGGSAELISVPGQGTEVELKVPRGKAEK from the coding sequence ATGGCCAAGCGCGAGCGTGTCGTGCGGATGTCGGTCGAACTGCCGCTGTGGCGTGCCCTCACCGCCTACCGCGTCCTGACAATGATCTACGCGGATCTGCTGTTCGCCTTCACCCAGGACAAGTTCGAGCGGCCGTGGGTGGCGTTCGTCCTCCTCGCGGTGATGTCGGTGTGGACGCTGGCCACCCTGCCCAGGGTGGCCAACGCGGCCCGCTGCACCAAGCCGTTCCTCGTGGCCGATCTGACCCTCGCGCTCACCGGCATACTGCTTACGCCGCTCGCCGACTTCCAGGCGCAGCATGTCGACGGGCCCACGCTGCCGACGATCTGGACCGCCGGTTCCGTCCTCGCGTTCGCCCTCAAGGGCGGCTGGCGCTGGGCCGGTTTCGCCTCGTCGTTCGTCGCCGTGGCCAACATCGTCGAGCGGGGCGAGCCCAGCCGGGACACCTTCCACAACGTCCTGCTGGTCTGGGTCGCCTCCATCGCCATCGGCTACGTCGTCGAGGTCGCCCGCGCCTCCGAGCGCACCCTCGCCCGCGCCCTGGAGATCGAGGCGGCGACCCGCGAGCGGGAGCGGCTGGCCCGCGACATCCACGACAGCGTCCTGCAGGTGCTGGCGATGGTGCAGCGACGAGGTACGGCTCTGGGCGGCGAGGCCGCGGAACTCGGCCGGATGGCGGGGGAGCAGGAGGTCGCGCTGCGCACCCTGGTCTCCAGCGGTCTGGTGCCCACGATGCGCGAGTCGCAGGACGCCACGCAGGGCGCGGTCGTCCGCACGGTCGACGTGGACGACGAGCCGTCCGACGGACCCGGACTCCGCGATCTTCGCTCGCTGCTGGCCCACCACGCCGGGTCGAAGGTGACGCTCTCCGAGCCGGGCGCCCCGGTCCTGCTTCCGGCCGCCGCGGCCGCGGAGCTGGCCGCCGCTGTCAGTGCCGCCCTGGACAATGTCACCCGGCATGCGGGTCAGGACGCCCAGGCCTGGATCCTGGTCGAGGACTGGCCGGACGAGGTGATCGTGACGGTGCGGGACGACGGCCCGGGCATCCCGGAGGGCAGGCTGGCGCAGGCGGAGGGCGAGGGCAGGCTCGGAGTCGCCCTCTCGATCCGCGGGCGGCTGAGGGATCTGGGCGGCTCGGCGGAGTTGATCTCCGTCCCGGGCCAGGGCACAGAAGTCGAGTTGAAGGTTCCACGGGGGAAGGCAGAGAAATGA
- a CDS encoding SRPBCC family protein, producing MAEHTSSSITIEAAPADVMGVISDFARYPEWTGEVKEAKVLATDAKGRAEQVRLVLDAGAIKDDHTLAYTWSGDNEVSWTLVKSQMLRAIDGSYTLAAVGGGDRTEVTYQLTVDVKIPMLGMIKRKAEKVIIDRALAGLKKRVESAPAA from the coding sequence ATGGCGGAACACACCAGCTCGAGCATCACGATCGAGGCGGCGCCGGCCGACGTGATGGGCGTGATCTCCGACTTCGCCCGCTACCCGGAGTGGACGGGTGAGGTGAAGGAGGCCAAGGTGCTCGCCACCGACGCCAAGGGCCGTGCCGAGCAGGTCCGCCTCGTGCTGGACGCCGGGGCGATCAAGGACGACCACACCCTCGCGTACACCTGGAGCGGCGACAACGAGGTCAGCTGGACGCTGGTCAAGTCCCAGATGCTGCGCGCCATCGACGGCTCGTACACCCTGGCCGCGGTCGGTGGCGGTGACCGTACCGAGGTCACCTACCAGCTGACCGTCGACGTCAAGATCCCCATGCTCGGCATGATCAAGCGCAAGGCCGAGAAGGTCATCATCGACCGCGCCCTGGCCGGTCTGAAGAAGCGCGTCGAAAGCGCGCCCGCCGCCTGA
- a CDS encoding ArsA family ATPase, which translates to MRTVLVTGLGGAGRTTVAAATALLAAGRGRRTLFLSAEPGDVLGTPVAGSLAEPAEVTGGLWAARIEAGAAFRAEFLALQERSSGALDLLGARPLEDEELTELPGSEQFALLRALTVASRGDWDVLVVDMPPLRETIAALALPEQLRRYLRRLLPVERQAARALRPVLAQLAGVPMPAQWLYATADRWDGELAGVQTVIEARGTTLRLVAEPSPAAADVLRTARSGLALHGLEADTLVPNRILPGQSPDAWLATLCAQQEKHLREWYAQWAPGTPLREVSHLGRDPRGLEDLGALAEDGGLDVEPVTDPGQRRDDPWRVEFPATADGGEGPLYVWRLPLPGAVKEDVSLVRRGDELLVTVGPFRRIVPLPSVLRRCTVSGAGLTDGALRVRFTPDPGLWPRAR; encoded by the coding sequence ATGCGCACGGTCCTCGTCACCGGCCTCGGCGGCGCGGGCCGTACCACCGTCGCCGCCGCCACCGCGCTCCTCGCGGCCGGGCGGGGCAGGCGCACGCTGTTCCTGTCCGCGGAGCCGGGCGACGTCCTCGGCACACCCGTCGCGGGCAGCCTCGCCGAACCGGCGGAAGTCACCGGCGGGCTGTGGGCCGCCCGTATCGAGGCCGGAGCCGCATTCCGCGCGGAGTTCCTGGCCCTTCAGGAGCGAAGCTCCGGCGCGCTCGACCTGCTGGGCGCGAGGCCTCTGGAGGACGAGGAGCTGACCGAGCTCCCCGGCAGCGAGCAGTTCGCGCTGCTGCGCGCGCTGACCGTCGCATCACGCGGCGACTGGGACGTGCTCGTCGTCGACATGCCGCCGCTGCGCGAGACCATTGCCGCGCTCGCCCTGCCCGAACAGCTGCGCCGCTATCTGCGCCGGCTGCTCCCGGTGGAGCGGCAGGCCGCACGGGCGCTGCGCCCGGTGCTCGCCCAGCTGGCGGGCGTGCCGATGCCCGCGCAGTGGCTGTACGCCACCGCCGATCGCTGGGACGGCGAACTGGCCGGTGTGCAAACGGTGATCGAGGCCCGCGGCACGACCCTGCGCCTGGTCGCCGAGCCCTCACCCGCGGCCGCGGACGTCCTGCGAACGGCCCGCTCCGGGCTCGCCCTGCACGGACTGGAGGCCGACACCCTCGTACCGAACCGGATCCTGCCTGGGCAGTCCCCGGACGCCTGGCTCGCCACACTCTGCGCGCAGCAGGAGAAGCACCTGCGCGAGTGGTACGCACAGTGGGCACCCGGAACCCCGCTCCGCGAGGTGAGCCACCTCGGCCGGGACCCGCGCGGCCTCGAAGACCTCGGCGCACTCGCCGAGGACGGCGGACTCGACGTCGAGCCGGTCACGGACCCCGGGCAGCGCAGGGACGACCCCTGGCGGGTCGAGTTCCCCGCCACGGCCGACGGCGGCGAGGGCCCGCTCTATGTCTGGCGCCTCCCGCTGCCCGGCGCCGTGAAGGAGGATGTCTCGCTGGTACGCCGTGGGGATGAACTCCTGGTCACGGTGGGACCGTTCCGCAGGATTGTTCCGCTGCCCTCCGTGCTGCGCCGCTGCACGGTGTCCGGCGCAGGACTCACGGACGGCGCGCTGCGGGTCCGCTTCACGCCGGATCCCGGGCTGTGGCCCCGCGCCCGCTGA
- a CDS encoding DUF5304 domain-containing protein yields MSDATERPAVDADAWAKACAEDLEAEKARRRTQYGTPPGSAAEELRKLLDVVADKVSAFQTSLPGMAAQSAVQQLVSQAKSAVEPVIERNPEIFDHLAAAGSELLAAYRSAVEGHERRWTQQRTPDPDSSGDATDPRDEGPGASEHIDLD; encoded by the coding sequence ATGAGCGATGCCACCGAGCGTCCCGCCGTCGACGCCGACGCCTGGGCCAAGGCCTGCGCCGAGGATCTGGAGGCCGAGAAGGCCCGCCGCCGCACCCAGTACGGCACACCGCCCGGCTCCGCCGCCGAGGAGCTGCGCAAACTCCTCGACGTCGTCGCCGACAAGGTCTCCGCCTTCCAGACGTCGCTGCCCGGCATGGCCGCGCAGAGCGCCGTACAGCAGCTGGTCAGCCAGGCGAAGTCCGCCGTCGAGCCGGTCATCGAGCGCAACCCGGAGATCTTCGACCACCTCGCGGCCGCCGGCAGTGAACTGCTCGCCGCCTATCGATCCGCAGTCGAGGGCCATGAGCGACGCTGGACCCAGCAGCGGACCCCGGATCCGGACAGCTCCGGGGATGCCACGGACCCCCGCGACGAAGGCCCCGGGGCGAGCGAGCACATCGACCTGGACTGA
- a CDS encoding endonuclease/exonuclease/phosphatase family protein — translation MATSLLPNSRTEPDGSAVIRVLGYNIRSLRDDEEALARVIRACRPDLVFVQEAPRFFRWRKHAARLAAKSELVVLTGGATATGPLLLCSLRATVERTEDVLLPLTPGLHRRGFATAVVRIGGARIGLLSCHLSLRSDERYAQAGMLLDRLKAMDVPYAIAAGDINERPTGRSFRRLAESLQDCWEVAPWGGEYTSTPDNPHQRIDAIFATAGVEVLGCGVPLGLPGITEADLRAATDHLPVLAALRVQGA, via the coding sequence ATGGCGACGAGTCTGCTGCCCAACTCCCGCACCGAACCCGACGGTTCGGCGGTGATCCGGGTCCTCGGTTACAACATCCGCTCCCTGCGGGACGACGAGGAGGCGTTGGCACGGGTGATCCGTGCCTGCCGGCCCGATCTGGTCTTCGTCCAGGAGGCCCCGCGCTTCTTCCGCTGGCGCAAACACGCCGCCCGGCTCGCCGCCAAGAGCGAACTCGTGGTCCTGACGGGCGGGGCGACCGCCACCGGACCGCTGCTGCTCTGCTCGCTGCGCGCCACGGTGGAGCGTACGGAAGACGTGCTGCTGCCGCTCACTCCCGGGCTGCACCGGCGCGGTTTCGCCACCGCGGTCGTACGGATCGGGGGCGCCCGGATCGGACTGCTCAGCTGCCATCTGAGCCTGCGGAGCGACGAGCGCTACGCGCAGGCCGGGATGCTGCTGGACCGGCTGAAGGCGATGGATGTGCCGTACGCGATCGCGGCGGGCGACATCAACGAGCGGCCCACGGGCCGCAGCTTCCGCAGGCTCGCAGAGTCACTTCAGGACTGCTGGGAGGTCGCGCCCTGGGGCGGTGAGTACACCTCGACGCCGGACAATCCGCACCAGCGGATCGACGCGATCTTCGCCACGGCGGGCGTCGAGGTGCTGGGATGCGGTGTGCCGCTGGGCCTCCCGGGCATCACCGAGGCCGACCTGCGCGCCGCGACGGACCACCTTCCGGTGCTGGCCGCACTGCGGGTCCAGGGGGCCTGA
- a CDS encoding 6-phosphofructokinase — translation MRVGVLTGGGDCPGLNAVIRGVVRKGVQEYGYEFVGYRDGWRGPLEGDTVPLDIPAVRGILPRGGTILGSSRTNPLKAENGIRRIKDTLGKNEVDALIVIGGEDTLGVAARLCEEYGINCVGVPKTIDNDLSATDYTFGFDTAVGIATEAIDRLHTTAESHMRVLVVEVMGRHAGWIALHSGLAGGANVILIPEQRFDVDQVCAWVTSRFKASYAPIVVVAEGAMPKDGEAVLKDGSLDSFGHVRLSGVGEWLAKEIEKRTGKEARTTVLGHVQRGGTPSAFDRWLATRFGLHAIEAVRDGDFGKMVALQGTDIVRVPIAEATAKLKTVDPKLYEEVGVFFG, via the coding sequence ATGCGCGTCGGAGTACTGACCGGGGGCGGCGACTGCCCCGGGCTCAATGCGGTCATCCGTGGCGTCGTCCGCAAGGGCGTGCAGGAGTACGGATACGAGTTCGTCGGCTATCGCGATGGCTGGCGCGGCCCCCTCGAAGGCGACACGGTCCCGCTCGACATCCCGGCCGTACGCGGCATTCTGCCCCGTGGCGGCACCATCCTCGGCTCTTCGCGCACCAACCCCCTCAAGGCGGAGAACGGCATCCGCCGTATCAAGGACACCCTCGGCAAGAACGAGGTGGACGCGCTGATCGTGATCGGCGGCGAGGACACTCTGGGTGTGGCCGCGCGGCTCTGCGAGGAATACGGCATCAACTGCGTCGGCGTGCCCAAGACCATCGACAACGACCTGTCGGCCACGGACTACACCTTCGGCTTCGACACCGCGGTCGGCATCGCCACCGAGGCCATCGACCGGCTCCACACCACCGCCGAATCCCATATGCGTGTCCTCGTGGTGGAGGTGATGGGGCGCCACGCCGGCTGGATCGCCCTGCACTCCGGTCTCGCGGGCGGCGCGAACGTCATCCTCATTCCGGAGCAGCGCTTCGACGTCGACCAGGTCTGCGCCTGGGTGACCTCGCGCTTCAAGGCCAGTTACGCACCGATCGTGGTGGTCGCCGAAGGGGCCATGCCCAAGGACGGCGAGGCGGTGCTCAAGGACGGTTCGCTCGACTCCTTCGGCCATGTCCGGCTTTCCGGCGTCGGTGAATGGCTGGCCAAGGAGATCGAGAAGCGAACGGGCAAGGAGGCCCGCACCACGGTCCTCGGCCATGTCCAGCGCGGCGGCACCCCGAGCGCGTTCGACCGCTGGCTGGCGACGCGCTTCGGGCTGCACGCGATCGAGGCGGTGCGGGACGGGGACTTCGGGAAGATGGTGGCGCTGCAGGGCACGGACATCGTGCGGGTGCCGATTGCCGAGGCGACGGCGAAGCTGAAGACGGTGGACCCGAAGCTGTACGAGGAGGTCGGGGTCTTCTTCGGCTGA
- a CDS encoding anthranilate synthase family protein: protein MPISRLLDDDCPPFALLRRRTPGRDHDTVEVLIGAVHEAERLADIPATDRPSLALVPFRQIRERGFDVRDDGTPLSVLVADTSYELPLADALSQLPAHDVRVEGGAFDVGDEEYAGIVRRVIEDEIGRGEGANFVIRRTCTGRIPGFGRADALALFRRLLDGERGAYWTFVVHTGERTLVGASPEVHVRMSGGTVVMNPISGTFRYPPEGPTPEALLGFLEDRKERDELSMVVDEELKMMCTVGDMGGVVVGPRLKEMAHLAHTEYELRGKSSLDVREVLRETMFAATVTGSPVQNACRVIERHEVGGRGYYAGALALIGRDSGGAQTLDSPILIRTADIDADGSLRVPVGATLVRHSDPAGEVAETHAKAAGVLAALGVRPGRPREDAGRPGLADDPRVRAALDARRADLAPFWLRMQERSAQLSGHALVVDGEDTFTAMLAHLLRSTGLEVTVRRHDEPGLRERVLTHPGPVVLGPGPGDPADAADPKMRFLRALTGELLRDQRHGLLGVCLGHELMAAELGLKIVRKATPYQGAQERIDFFGREETVGFYNSFTARCDDAAAEELGARGIEVARDPRTAEVHALRGAGFAGIQFHPESVLTLRGPEVVRSVVASMTAV from the coding sequence ATGCCCATCAGCCGACTGCTCGACGACGACTGCCCTCCCTTCGCCCTGCTGCGCAGGCGCACCCCCGGCCGCGACCACGACACCGTCGAGGTCCTGATCGGCGCGGTGCACGAGGCCGAGCGGCTCGCCGACATCCCGGCCACCGACCGCCCCTCGCTCGCCCTGGTCCCGTTCCGCCAGATCAGGGAGCGCGGCTTCGACGTACGCGACGACGGGACGCCGCTGTCCGTACTCGTCGCCGACACATCGTACGAACTCCCCCTCGCCGACGCCCTGTCGCAGCTTCCCGCCCATGACGTACGGGTCGAGGGCGGGGCCTTCGACGTCGGCGACGAGGAGTACGCGGGCATCGTCCGGCGCGTCATCGAGGACGAGATCGGCCGGGGCGAGGGCGCGAACTTCGTCATCCGCCGCACCTGCACCGGCCGCATCCCCGGCTTCGGCCGGGCCGACGCGCTCGCCCTGTTCCGCCGGCTGCTCGACGGCGAGCGCGGCGCGTACTGGACCTTCGTCGTGCACACCGGCGAGCGCACCCTGGTCGGGGCCAGCCCCGAGGTCCATGTGCGGATGAGCGGGGGCACCGTCGTGATGAACCCCATCAGCGGCACCTTCCGATATCCGCCCGAGGGCCCCACCCCCGAGGCACTGCTCGGCTTCCTGGAGGACCGCAAGGAGCGCGACGAGCTCTCCATGGTCGTCGACGAGGAGCTGAAGATGATGTGCACAGTCGGCGACATGGGCGGCGTGGTCGTCGGGCCCCGGCTCAAGGAGATGGCTCATCTCGCGCACACGGAGTACGAGTTGAGGGGCAAGAGCTCCCTCGATGTGCGCGAGGTCCTGCGGGAGACCATGTTCGCGGCCACGGTCACCGGCTCGCCGGTGCAGAACGCCTGCCGCGTCATCGAACGCCACGAGGTGGGCGGGCGCGGCTACTACGCGGGGGCGCTCGCGCTGATCGGCAGGGACTCGGGAGGCGCGCAGACCCTCGACTCCCCCATCCTGATCCGTACCGCCGACATCGACGCCGACGGGTCCCTGCGGGTGCCGGTCGGGGCCACGCTGGTGCGGCACTCCGACCCGGCGGGCGAGGTCGCCGAGACACACGCCAAGGCGGCGGGCGTGCTGGCCGCGCTGGGGGTTCGCCCGGGGCGGCCCCGGGAGGACGCCGGGCGCCCGGGTCTCGCCGACGACCCGAGGGTACGGGCCGCGCTCGACGCCCGCCGCGCCGACCTCGCTCCGTTCTGGCTGCGGATGCAGGAGCGGTCCGCGCAGCTGTCGGGCCACGCCCTGGTCGTCGACGGCGAGGACACCTTCACCGCGATGCTGGCGCATCTGCTGCGCTCCACCGGCCTGGAGGTGACCGTACGCCGGCACGACGAGCCGGGCCTGCGCGAGAGGGTGCTCACGCACCCGGGACCGGTGGTGCTGGGCCCCGGCCCGGGCGATCCCGCCGACGCTGCCGACCCGAAGATGCGCTTCCTGCGCGCGCTCACGGGCGAGTTGCTGCGCGATCAGCGCCATGGGCTGCTCGGTGTCTGCCTCGGCCATGAACTCATGGCCGCGGAGCTGGGCCTGAAGATCGTACGGAAGGCCACGCCGTACCAGGGCGCGCAGGAGCGTATCGACTTCTTCGGGCGTGAGGAGACGGTGGGGTTCTACAACAGCTTCACCGCGCGGTGCGATGACGCGGCGGCGGAGGAGTTGGGGGCGCGGGGGATCGAGGTCGCGCGCGACCCCCGCACGGCGGAGGTGCATGCCCTGCGGGGAGCGGGCTTCGCGGGCATCCAGTTCCACCCGGAGTCCGTGCTGACGCTGCGGGGGCCGGAGGTGGTCCGGAGCGTGGTCGCGTCGATGACGGCGGTGTGA
- a CDS encoding response regulator transcription factor — protein MTEQQTIRVMVVDDHPMWRDAVARDLGAAGFDVVATAGDGPQAVRRARAVTPDVLVLDLNLPGMPGVQVCKELVGSHPALRVLVLSASGEHADVLEAVKSGATGYLLKSASTEELTDAVRRTAVGDPVFTPGLAGLVLGEYRRLATEPAPASGGDEPKAPQLTERETEVLRLVAKGLSYKQIAERLVISHRTVQNHVQNTLGKLQLHNRVELVRYAIERGLDDV, from the coding sequence ATGACGGAGCAGCAGACGATCAGGGTGATGGTCGTAGACGATCACCCGATGTGGCGGGACGCCGTCGCCCGGGATCTGGGTGCGGCCGGGTTCGACGTGGTGGCGACTGCCGGTGACGGCCCGCAGGCCGTGCGCCGCGCCCGCGCCGTCACGCCCGACGTGCTCGTCCTCGACCTCAACCTCCCCGGGATGCCCGGTGTCCAGGTGTGCAAGGAGCTCGTCGGCTCCCACCCCGCCCTGCGGGTCCTGGTGCTCTCCGCGAGCGGTGAGCACGCGGACGTCCTGGAGGCGGTCAAGTCCGGGGCGACGGGCTATCTGCTCAAGTCGGCCAGTACGGAGGAGCTGACAGACGCCGTGCGCCGTACCGCCGTCGGCGATCCGGTCTTCACGCCGGGCCTCGCGGGCCTGGTGCTCGGTGAGTACCGGCGGCTGGCGACCGAGCCCGCGCCGGCGTCCGGCGGGGACGAGCCGAAGGCCCCGCAGCTGACCGAGCGCGAGACCGAGGTGCTGAGACTCGTTGCCAAGGGGCTCTCGTACAAGCAGATCGCCGAGCGTTTGGTCATCTCCCACCGCACCGTCCAGAACCACGTCCAGAACACCCTCGGCAAGCTCCAGTTGCACAACCGTGTGGAGCTCGTGCGGTACGCGATCGAGCGCGGCCTGGACGACGTGTGA